In Thermodesulfobacteriota bacterium, the genomic stretch AAAATAGGCGCTCCCAGGACCATCTTCACCCACCTCAGCCACAACGTCCTCTATGGAAGGGACGGCAAGACCCTGCCCCCGGGAGTCGAATTCGCTTACGACGGGCTTACAGCGGAGATATAATCAGGTTGCCGGAAATCCTTTGGGGGTAACTTTCTGTAGAAAGTTTCCCCCAAGCCCTTTCAAAGACTTTTAGTTCCTGAGAAAACCCCCTATTGGGGGTTTTCTCAGGAAGAACTGAAAATTTTTGGAGAGAGTGTTAGGGTCCGATGGATGAAAATGTGATCTATGAGGCTATAAGCCCTATGAGCCTCTTAAGCATCCAACGGCTCTAGAACCTTTTATAAAAAGGTCCTCTCAAGAATCTTTCGGCAGCTTGCTAATAAAACCCCTAAGCCGCCCATTTCAGGACGGCCTTTATCTCTTCCTCGGGATGCGTGGTCATGGCCTCCCTGTATTCCGTGAAGTCGAGCTCCCGGTTTATCATCTTCGCCGTATGCCCCCGCCAACTGTACTCGGCCATTGCGAAGTCGTCGAGGGCCATCCTGAAGTGCCCCTCAGCGGAGCTTACGGTCCCGAAGACGAGCTGGTTTTTCCTTACGAGCTGGTCCATCAACCGGGCGCCCGGTATGCGGATTGTCCTCTCGTGGACCGCCTCGGATGGGATGCCCGCCACGACATAAACGGCGTTCCTCGCCAGGGCGTCTATCAGGTTGAACATGAGCCCCGGCACGCCAGCGGACTCGAATACCAGGTCCATTGGCCCCAGTTCCTCGTCTACCTTCTCGGGCTTGACATTTCTGCCGTCTATGTAGGTCCCCTGTATTCCTGAAAGCCAGCGGGGCCTCGGAGAATCCCCGTCCAGGATGTCCACGCCGTAAACCGAAGCTCCCCGGAGCCTAAGGGCCAGGCAGGCAAGGAGGCCTATCGTCCCTGTACCTGCTACGAGCGCCCTTTTCCCACGGAACCAGTCGCTCCCTATATTTGCTTCAGGCAGCCTCGCTGACTGGAACTTCACAACTTCATCAAGGGCCTTTTCGACGACCGACATTGGCTCCAGGAGGACGCCTGCCGGAGCAAGCTCTTCAGGGACGTGTATTACGTGCCTCTGGCTGTCAACGACGTACTCGGAATTGAACCCGTCGATCCCGGAAAGGCCCCTGTCCCTGTATTTCCCCGTCCTGCACATGTCCGGGCGGCCCATGCGGCATGGGGCGCACTCGTCGCAGCCCCGCCTTATGGTAAAGACGGCGTAGTCGCCGGGGCTGACCGCGT encodes the following:
- a CDS encoding glucose 1-dehydrogenase — its product is MKAIAYSPGRRELGIVERPEPAIRAGDQVKLMVSRVGVCGTDRERIAEGKAPPPEGFDDLVIGHESFGRVVEAGKEVDAVSPGDYAVFTIRRGCDECAPCRMGRPDMCRTGKYRDRGLSGIDGFNSEYVVDSQRHVIHVPEELAPAGVLLEPMSVVEKALDEVVKFQSARLPEANIGSDWFRGKRALVAGTGTIGLLACLALRLRGASVYGVDILDGDSPRPRWLSGIQGTYIDGRNVKPEKVDEELGPMDLVFESAGVPGLMFNLIDALARNAVYVVAGIPSEAVHERTIRIPGARLMDQLVRKNQLVFGTVSSAEGHFRMALDDFAMAEYSWRGHTAKMINRELDFTEYREAMTTHPEEEIKAVLKWAA